In a single window of the Vicinamibacterales bacterium genome:
- the treY gene encoding malto-oligosyltrehalose synthase, translating to MEKPRFVPASTYRLQIHAGFPLDAARGIVPYLQRLGIGAVYTSPYFAAEAGSTHGYDVTNHNLINPEVGGIEAHTAFTDAVGRAGLQHIVDFVPNHMGISTATNPWWRDVLANGPDSPSARFFDIDWNPFKAELRRKLLLPILGDQYGQVLDRGELQLELVDGRLVLKYFDNRLPINPHDLPELQGLAEASPEAAARVLAAFNGTPGDARSFDRLHELLEAQAYRLAYWRTAAHEINYRRFFDVNTLAGLRVEDPHVFEAIHRLLAALLREGRVTGIRVDHPDGLFDPARYFENLQALAAEAWGVARRPGTRIVYVLAEKILSGRERLPREWQVHGTTGYNFLNQLNGVFVHPGHARRMRRTYAKLTGQTQSFDDLLYESKRLIIDTALASELTVLAHMLDRIGENNRKSRDFTLNSIRDMLGEVVACFPIYRTYVDGHGWAPDDRAALERAVAHARRRNPAMESSIFDFFRDVMLPRDPSDQPTGVERRGGYPPADEDEVAARLRFAMKFQQYTGPLQAKGLEDTAFYRHNLLLSLNEVGGDPSRFGLLAPDFHAMNQQRRQEWPYEMSATATHDTKHGEDVRARINVLSELPAEWEREVARWMRINKSARTIVDGDPAPDRNDEYRFYQALLGAWPFGDRLPDDLVPRMRAYMIKSVKEAKRHTSWLSPDEQYENALTAFVERVLAGSHARKFLPAFLPFQQKVSRGGAVNSLAQVVLKIASPGVPDFYQGTELWDLNLVDPDNRRPVDFLRREQMLDNVDAVLALPADQRRGALERLAVTIASGGLKLLITAAGLRLRAAKPDLFLEGEYLPLEVECTVDARAIAFARQDGAGNVALAVAPHLTAPLITPERPMPTGDLWRTSRIQLPEALTSLTFTDVFTGATHRPVTSASGAWLFVGQVLDILPIALLSAETGSTPDAQLPTSK from the coding sequence ATGGAGAAACCGCGCTTCGTGCCGGCGAGCACGTACCGGCTGCAGATTCACGCCGGGTTCCCGCTCGATGCGGCGCGCGGGATCGTGCCGTATCTGCAGCGGCTCGGCATCGGCGCGGTCTATACGTCCCCGTACTTCGCCGCCGAGGCGGGGAGCACGCACGGCTACGACGTCACCAATCACAACCTGATCAATCCCGAGGTCGGCGGCATCGAGGCGCACACCGCGTTCACCGACGCGGTGGGCCGCGCCGGGCTGCAGCACATCGTCGACTTCGTGCCGAACCACATGGGCATCAGCACCGCCACCAACCCGTGGTGGCGCGATGTGCTGGCCAACGGTCCCGACTCGCCGAGCGCGCGGTTCTTCGACATCGACTGGAACCCGTTCAAGGCGGAGCTGCGGCGGAAGCTGCTGCTGCCGATTCTCGGCGACCAGTACGGGCAGGTGCTCGATCGCGGCGAGCTGCAGCTCGAGCTGGTCGACGGACGGCTGGTGCTGAAGTACTTCGACAACCGCCTGCCGATCAATCCGCACGACCTCCCGGAGCTGCAGGGGCTCGCCGAGGCATCGCCCGAGGCGGCCGCCAGGGTGCTGGCCGCGTTCAACGGGACGCCGGGCGACGCGCGATCGTTCGATCGGCTGCACGAGCTGCTCGAGGCGCAGGCCTACCGCCTCGCCTACTGGCGCACCGCGGCGCACGAGATCAATTACCGGCGCTTCTTCGACGTGAACACGCTCGCCGGGCTGCGGGTCGAGGACCCGCATGTCTTCGAGGCGATTCACCGCCTGCTCGCCGCGCTGCTGCGCGAGGGGCGCGTCACCGGCATTCGCGTCGATCATCCGGACGGCCTGTTCGATCCGGCGCGCTACTTCGAGAACCTGCAGGCGCTCGCGGCCGAGGCCTGGGGCGTGGCGCGGCGGCCGGGCACGCGGATCGTCTACGTGCTGGCGGAAAAGATCCTGTCGGGGCGCGAACGGCTGCCGCGGGAATGGCAGGTCCACGGAACGACCGGCTACAACTTCCTGAACCAGTTGAACGGCGTGTTCGTGCATCCCGGACACGCCCGGCGGATGCGGCGCACCTACGCCAAGCTCACCGGACAGACGCAGAGCTTCGACGATCTGCTCTACGAGTCGAAGCGCCTGATCATCGATACCGCGCTGGCGAGCGAACTGACGGTGCTCGCCCACATGCTCGATCGGATCGGCGAGAACAATCGCAAGTCGCGCGACTTCACCCTGAACAGCATCCGCGACATGCTGGGCGAGGTGGTCGCCTGCTTCCCGATCTACCGCACCTACGTCGACGGGCACGGCTGGGCGCCGGACGATCGCGCCGCGCTCGAGCGCGCGGTGGCGCACGCGCGGCGGCGCAACCCGGCGATGGAATCGTCGATCTTCGATTTCTTCCGCGACGTGATGCTGCCGCGCGACCCGTCGGACCAGCCGACGGGAGTGGAGCGGCGCGGCGGCTATCCGCCGGCGGACGAGGACGAAGTGGCGGCCCGGCTGCGGTTCGCGATGAAATTCCAGCAGTACACCGGGCCGCTGCAGGCCAAGGGGCTGGAAGACACCGCCTTCTATCGCCACAACCTGCTGCTCTCGCTGAACGAGGTCGGCGGCGATCCGTCGCGCTTCGGCCTGCTCGCGCCGGACTTCCACGCCATGAATCAGCAGCGGCGGCAGGAATGGCCCTACGAGATGAGCGCCACCGCCACCCACGACACCAAGCACGGCGAAGACGTCCGCGCCCGGATCAACGTGCTGTCGGAGCTTCCCGCCGAGTGGGAGCGCGAGGTCGCCCGGTGGATGCGCATCAACAAGAGCGCGCGGACGATCGTCGACGGCGACCCCGCGCCCGATCGCAACGACGAGTATCGCTTCTACCAGGCGCTGCTCGGCGCGTGGCCGTTCGGCGATCGCCTGCCCGACGATCTCGTCCCCCGCATGCGCGCCTACATGATCAAGTCGGTCAAGGAGGCGAAGCGGCACACCAGCTGGCTGAGTCCCGACGAGCAGTACGAGAACGCGCTGACCGCGTTCGTGGAGCGCGTGCTCGCCGGCAGCCACGCCCGGAAGTTCCTGCCGGCGTTCCTGCCGTTCCAGCAGAAGGTGTCGCGCGGCGGCGCCGTCAACTCGCTGGCGCAGGTCGTGCTGAAGATCGCCTCCCCCGGCGTGCCCGACTTCTATCAGGGCACGGAGCTCTGGGATCTGAACCTCGTCGATCCGGACAACCGCCGGCCGGTGGACTTCCTTCGGCGCGAGCAGATGCTCGACAACGTGGACGCGGTGCTCGCGCTGCCCGCCGACCAGCGCCGCGGCGCGCTCGAGCGTCTCGCCGTCACCATCGCGAGCGGCGGCCTCAAGCTGTTGATCACCGCCGCCGGTCTGAGGCTGCGCGCCGCGAAGCCGGACCTGTTCCTCGAGGGGGAGTACCTGCCGCTCGAGGTCGAGTGCACGGTGGACGCCCGCGCCATCGCGTTCGCGCGGCAGGACGGGGCCGGCAATGTCGCGCTCGCCGTCGCGCCGCACCTCACCGCCCCGTTGATCACGCCGGAGCGGCCGATGCCGACCGGCGACCTGTGGCGGACGTCACGCATCCAGCTGCCCGAGGCGTTGACCTCGCTCACCTTCACCGACGTCTTCACCGGCGCTACCCATCGGCCGGTCACGTCGGCCTCGGGCGCCTGGCTGTTCGTCGGACAGGTGCTCGACATCCTGCCGATCGCGTTGTTGAGCGCGGAAACCGGGTCAACGCCCGACGCCCAACTCCCAACGTCCAAGTAA
- the treS gene encoding maltose alpha-D-glucosyltransferase, whose amino-acid sequence MSDWYKDAVIYEAHVRAFFDSNNDGIGDFPGLTSKLDYLQGLGINALWLLPFYPSPLRDDGYDIADYENVHPSYGTIQDFERFIDEAHKRGIRVITELVVNHTSDQHPWFQAARRAPAGSPEREFYVWSETKQRYQGVRIIFTDTETSNWSWDDTAGAYYWHRFFHHQPDLNYDNPRVLEAVVKTMNFWLDRGVDGLRLDAVPYLIEREGTICENLDETHQILKQIRLAMDRRYQGRMLIAEANQWPADVRPYFGDGDECQMAFHFPLMPRMFMALRQEDRHPITEILRQTPDIPENCQWGLFLRNHDELTLEMVTDEERDYMYQAYAADPRMRINVGIRRRLAPLMENSRRSIELLNSLLFSLPGTPVIYYGDELGMGDNIYLGDRNGVRTPMQWTGDRNGGFSRSDPAQLYAPLIMDPVYGYQSINVEAQERSPSSLLNWMKRLIALRKQTRVFGRGTLDFLPAPNRKILAYVRKYEEETVLCVANLSRTLQPVELNLSRFHGLTPVEMLGLTEFPRIGELPYFLTLPGYSFYWFRLQAAPSPITAQRLAEATKAGTEIKDMLPAFFMGVAWDTLLDGNVRTLIEREALVPFLHRQRWFGGKARTVRAARFVDWGTMKRGSDPLFLTIVEVDYEDGGRERYFVPLGMATGVEAEAVLGANPHFALARVTGARKGLVIDGAADDRCAQAFLAVLDAAQAIRLRRGVVHARQTGAYPDLRGGGSLVGRRLGGEQSNTSLAFGYRVILKLFRRIDEGPNPDVEIGEFLTTRTGFRRAPQVAAFLEYRGAGEAISHLAVAQQFVPSQADGWGHAIGEVDRFYDEVQLQGPPPIDLFPAGNLFDLAALGVPKPMGDLAGGYLDSAQLLGRRTAELHLALSSDTTAEGFAPAPFTRDHLDALIADAIGQGRVARERLADRRASLPPETAADADTILGQAGARLSALNEAQKQRPSEIQTSRTRVHGDYHLGQVLWSEGDFYILDFEGEPARPLHARREKELPLKDVAGMLRSYSYAAYAALFNRATGRPDEFERLEGWARAWERWAGASFLKGYLAAAGAAPFLPADPVQRAWLLDLLLLDKALYELNYELNNRPEWVRIPLRGLAELLP is encoded by the coding sequence ATGTCTGACTGGTACAAGGACGCCGTCATCTACGAGGCGCACGTCCGCGCCTTCTTCGACAGCAACAACGACGGCATCGGCGACTTCCCCGGCCTCACCAGCAAGCTCGACTACCTGCAGGGGCTCGGCATCAACGCGCTGTGGCTCCTCCCCTTCTACCCGTCGCCGCTGAGGGACGACGGCTACGACATCGCGGACTACGAGAACGTGCATCCCAGCTACGGCACGATCCAGGACTTCGAGCGCTTCATCGACGAAGCGCACAAGCGCGGGATCCGGGTGATCACGGAGCTGGTGGTGAACCACACGTCGGATCAGCATCCGTGGTTCCAGGCGGCGCGCCGGGCGCCGGCGGGATCGCCCGAACGCGAGTTCTACGTCTGGAGCGAGACCAAGCAGCGCTACCAGGGAGTCCGCATCATCTTCACCGACACCGAGACGTCGAACTGGTCGTGGGACGACACCGCCGGCGCGTATTACTGGCACCGGTTCTTCCATCACCAGCCGGACCTGAACTACGACAACCCGCGCGTGCTCGAGGCGGTCGTCAAGACGATGAACTTCTGGCTCGACCGGGGCGTCGACGGGCTGCGGCTCGACGCCGTGCCGTACCTGATCGAGCGGGAAGGCACGATCTGCGAGAACCTCGACGAGACGCACCAGATCCTCAAGCAGATCCGCCTGGCGATGGACCGGCGGTATCAGGGGCGGATGCTGATCGCCGAGGCGAACCAGTGGCCGGCGGACGTGCGGCCGTATTTCGGCGACGGCGACGAATGCCAGATGGCGTTCCATTTCCCGCTGATGCCGCGCATGTTCATGGCGCTGCGGCAGGAGGATCGCCACCCGATCACCGAGATCCTGCGGCAGACCCCGGACATCCCGGAGAACTGCCAGTGGGGGCTGTTCCTGCGCAACCACGACGAGCTGACGCTCGAGATGGTCACGGACGAAGAGCGCGACTACATGTACCAGGCCTACGCCGCGGATCCGCGCATGCGGATCAACGTCGGCATCCGCCGCCGGCTGGCGCCGCTGATGGAGAACAGCCGCCGCAGCATCGAGCTGCTCAACTCGCTGCTGTTCTCGCTGCCGGGCACGCCGGTCATCTACTACGGCGACGAGCTGGGGATGGGGGACAACATCTATCTCGGCGATCGCAACGGCGTGCGCACGCCGATGCAGTGGACGGGCGATCGCAACGGCGGGTTCTCGCGCAGCGATCCGGCGCAGCTCTACGCGCCGCTGATCATGGATCCGGTGTACGGCTACCAGTCGATCAACGTCGAAGCGCAGGAGCGATCGCCGTCGTCGCTGCTCAACTGGATGAAGCGGCTGATCGCGCTGCGGAAGCAGACCCGGGTCTTCGGACGCGGGACGCTCGACTTCCTGCCGGCGCCGAACCGCAAGATCCTGGCCTACGTTCGCAAGTACGAAGAGGAGACCGTTCTGTGCGTCGCCAACCTGTCGCGGACGCTGCAGCCGGTCGAGCTCAATCTGTCGCGCTTCCACGGGCTGACGCCGGTCGAGATGCTGGGGCTGACCGAGTTCCCGCGCATCGGCGAGCTGCCGTACTTCCTGACGCTGCCGGGCTACAGCTTCTACTGGTTCCGTCTGCAGGCGGCGCCGTCGCCGATCACCGCGCAGCGCCTCGCCGAAGCCACCAAGGCGGGCACCGAGATCAAGGACATGCTGCCGGCGTTCTTCATGGGGGTCGCCTGGGACACGCTCCTCGACGGCAACGTCCGCACGCTGATCGAGCGTGAAGCGCTGGTGCCGTTCCTGCACCGTCAGCGATGGTTCGGCGGCAAGGCGCGGACGGTGCGCGCGGCGCGGTTCGTCGACTGGGGGACGATGAAACGCGGCAGCGACCCGCTCTTCCTGACCATCGTCGAGGTGGACTACGAGGATGGCGGGCGCGAGCGCTATTTCGTGCCGCTCGGCATGGCGACCGGCGTCGAGGCCGAAGCGGTGCTCGGCGCCAACCCGCACTTCGCGCTGGCGCGCGTCACCGGGGCGCGCAAGGGACTGGTGATCGACGGCGCCGCGGACGATCGCTGCGCGCAGGCCTTCCTCGCGGTGCTGGATGCCGCGCAGGCGATCCGGCTGCGCCGCGGCGTCGTCCACGCCCGGCAGACCGGCGCCTACCCCGACCTGCGCGGGGGCGGGTCTCTCGTCGGCCGCCGGTTGGGCGGGGAGCAGAGCAATACGTCGCTGGCGTTCGGCTACCGTGTGATCCTGAAGCTGTTCCGCCGCATCGACGAGGGGCCGAATCCGGATGTGGAGATCGGCGAGTTCCTGACCACGCGAACCGGGTTCCGCCGCGCGCCGCAGGTTGCCGCGTTCCTCGAGTATCGCGGCGCCGGCGAAGCGATCTCGCACCTCGCGGTCGCGCAGCAGTTCGTCCCCAGCCAGGCCGACGGGTGGGGACACGCGATCGGCGAAGTGGATCGGTTCTACGACGAGGTCCAGCTCCAGGGTCCGCCGCCGATCGATCTGTTCCCTGCCGGCAATCTGTTCGATCTGGCGGCGCTCGGCGTGCCGAAGCCGATGGGCGATCTGGCGGGCGGCTATCTCGACAGCGCGCAGCTCCTCGGGCGGCGGACGGCGGAACTGCATCTCGCGCTGTCCAGCGATACGACGGCCGAAGGCTTCGCCCCGGCGCCGTTCACCCGCGACCATCTCGACGCGCTGATCGCCGACGCGATCGGACAGGGACGCGTCGCCCGCGAGCGTCTGGCCGACCGGCGCGCGTCGCTGCCGCCGGAGACGGCGGCCGACGCCGACACGATCCTCGGCCAGGCCGGGGCGCGCCTGTCGGCGCTGAACGAGGCGCAGAAACAGCGTCCGAGCGAGATTCAGACCTCGCGCACCCGCGTGCACGGCGACTATCACCTCGGGCAGGTGCTGTGGTCGGAGGGGGACTTCTACATCCTGGACTTCGAGGGAGAACCGGCGCGTCCGCTGCACGCGCGCCGGGAGAAGGAGCTGCCGCTGAAGGACGTCGCCGGGATGCTGCGGTCGTACAGCTACGCGGCGTATGCGGCGCTCTTCAACCGCGCGACCGGCCGTCCCGACGAGTTCGAGCGGCTGGAGGGCTGGGCGCGCGCGTGGGAACGCTGGGCGGGCGCGTCGTTTCTCAAGGGGTATCTCGCCGCGGCGGGTGCGGCGCCGTTCCTTCCCGCCGATCCGGTGCAGCGCGCCTGGCTGCTCGACCTGCTGCTCCTCGACAAGGCGCTGTACGAGTTGAACTACGAGCTGAACAACCGCCCCGAGTGGGTGCGGATCCCGCTGCGCGGCCTCGCCGAACTGCTGCCGTGA